A region of Oncorhynchus kisutch isolate 150728-3 linkage group LG29, Okis_V2, whole genome shotgun sequence DNA encodes the following proteins:
- the bspry gene encoding B box and SPRY domain-containing protein has translation MSAEPGSCHSTPGCSLQDDRDTEVEVTESSRNLNMDLQQPILSALNVFRNEIRSAKEDSGLSGKAAVTSSDSESGIFSGESELCVEHESDLDWFCCSEQKLICSHCTIVGSCQGHTVTALANRVTAVRNHLVDVCEKMQLQALRIEHFINKTLTAKERAMQVEASGARERVVAQVSVVREAVEEEEQRLLEAVQREEERVEQCLLTQRAHWGQALALLTQTRTRLVHTLTNTPDIQLATSGQEIADRVEDAEGVGEPCDTDRLNLNAGCSDSKLMRGLWASAILLGPIAYGSAHLTFDERTVSSLLSLSEDLCTLTFLPKRSRQSPPYDPARFDSWPNALGTLSISSGTHSWVMDVGESGAFKVGVCYTSMGRKGSGNNSRLGYNGESWVLSKYDGDFSFCHAGKNTPLHVIHKPKSLGLLLDWPSQTLVFYDPDSSAVLHSVRHAFSGPLLPAFAVADRSVTILH, from the exons ATGAGCGCGGAGCCAGGATCATGTCATTCAACACCTGGGTGCTCTTTACAGGACGACCGAGACACTGAAGTAGAAGTTACAGAAAGTTCGAGAAACTTGAATATGGATTTACAACAGCCCATTTTATCCGCGTTGAATGTATTCCGGAATGAAATTCGATCAGCTAAAGAAGACTCCGGGTTGTCTGGAAAGGCTGCGGTGACCTCCTCCGACTCAGAATCGGGTATATTCTCCGGTGAATCGGAACTTTGCGTGGAACATGAATCAGACCTGGACTGGTTCTGCTGCTCCGAGCAGAAACTCATATGCTCGCACTGCACTATAGTGGGATCCTGCCAGGGACACACGGTGACAGCCCTGGCCAACAGAGTGACAGCAGTCAGG AACCACCTGGTTGACGTGTGTGAGAAAATGCAGCTGCAGGCCCTGCGCATCGAGCACTTTATCAACAAGACTCTGACTGCCAAAGAGCGGGCAATGCAG GTGGAGGCGAGCGGGGCTCGGGAGCGAGTGGTGGCACAGGTCAGTGTGGTGAGGGAggcggtggaggaggaggagcagcgtCTGCTAGAAGCcgtgcagagggaggaggagagggtggagcagTGCCTCCTCACTCAGAGAGCGCACTGGGGCCAGGCCCTAGCTCTgctcacacagacacgcacacgccTGGTGcacactctcacaaacacaccgGACATACAGCTGGCG ACCTCTGGCCAAGAAATAGCTGACAG GGTTGAGGATGCAGAGGGGGTGGGTGAACCCTGTGACACTGACCGGCTCAACCTAAATGCAGGTTGCAGTGACAGCAAACTCATGAGGGGCCTGTGGGCCAGCGCCATACTGCTGGGGCCAATTG CTTATGGTTCAGCACATCTGACATTTGACGAGCGCACCGTCAGCTCCCTACTGTCCCTCTCAGAAGACCTTTGCACTCTGACCTTCCTGCCTAAGAGGTCACGCCAGTCCCCGCCTTACGACCCGGCGCGCTTCGACAGCTGGCCCAATGCGCTGGGCACCCTGTCAATCTCCTCTGGCACCCACAGCTGGGTGATGGACGTGGGTGAAAGCGGGGCCTTCAAGGTGGGGGTATGCTACACCAGTATGGGGCGTAAGGGCTCGGGCAACAACTCCCGCCTGGGCTACAATGGCGAGTCCTGGGTCCTCTCCAAATATGATGGGGACTTCTCCTTCTGCCATGCGGGGAAGAACACACCCCTGCACGTGATCCACAAGCCCAAGAGTCTAGGACTGCTCCTGGACTGGCCCAGTCAGACCCTGGTATTTTATGACCCAGACTCGAGTGCCGTGTTGCACTCTGTCAGACACGCCTTCAGTGGCCCGCTGCTGCCTGCATTCGCCGTGGCTGACCGTAGTGTCACCATACTGCACTGA